TTCCCCTTCCCCACCTCTCTCTTAGGGTCCCTCTCTAGATTTGACAGTGGCCGTCCATTTCTGCTACTGTCGTCTCCTtgcctcctttctctctccctccactctttttcttcctctctcatcctgGACACAGGCGTTCTTTCATAGTATCTCTCTCGTGGGTCTACGTCTTTGTATCTTGCTTTGtctctcattttctccatttctgtttccctcctccGGTCATCTTCTCGTTTGCCGTCTCGGTCTCGCTCCGACTGGGCAGTCTTCGCTGGTCTGGGACTTGGATCCCGAGAGATTTTTCCACCTGGCTGAAGCTTGCGGTCAGACATGTTTATGTTAGATACAGTGTCAAAGAGGGTGCAACTGGGCCTTTTGGTCCCCATTGTAGCCCAATATGGAGAACCTAGAAGAAATGAAGCAGTAACAATCAAGGCACTCTCAAGGACAAACCACTGTCATGCAGGTCAAACCGAACAAAAGCAGAAGGCTCTGCACACAATCCCTATTATGTTGCTGCTACCTCTAAAAAGTGACTACTAATGCAACAATTCAGCTGcttactttgtttttttcatttgtcaaacATAGTAAATACCTACAATTGCATATCCATGCTAGTAGCCATATGATACCTGAAGCCTAAATCTAGTTGTAAAGtaaatttacagtaaaatagGAAGAAGCAGGCGAGAGAAAAGGTGACACCCTCTTACAGTTCTGTAAGAATGCAACACAGACTTGCAAAGTACAACATACCAAAACGAAGCCCTTCAGAAAGTGAGGCCCTGTGACACATAGGCAAGACATGTAACATGTAAACCACAACTAAGTCTGATCTTAATCTTCGTCCAGATTGGAAGAAATCTACAGAAATGCATACCTGAGATCCATGAAAACCTACTAAAGCGATCGACTCACCTGAATGTGGCGTCCTGGGGAGATCCAATCTCCCCCCTCCAGTCCAGCTCAGCTAAAAATGCATTGGGTTGTAAAACAACACAAGAATTCACGTTGACTAAATGTCCTTACACATGGCTTCCTTTAGTCCAGATGAGtcagaaatgtcttttttcttttccccctctcaCTAAATCAAGTCTTGTGAAAAGTTTAATGTTTACGCCTGAGCTCTCCTTGCTTTTCCCTTTTgcttgctctctgtctctctccacctACCCTACTCCAAATTCCCAAACAAGTCTGAACAGATTGACACTTTTCTGtcccctccttcttctctctgtcttgtcCTCTCAGTCGCTGTTGTTGAACGTTGAGCTCTTGCATAAATCTATCAAAAGTCTCCTGGATGTGTCCACTACTTCAGTCCATTCCAAACCCTCTAAGTACTGCCTGTGCGAACCCCtctggcaaataaaaaaagaaaagaaaaacaaagtacacaactctctcttttcttctgcccCAGTCTCCTCTGCTGAAATACAGGAAGTGCACTTCCTTGGTGTCTGTCTTGGAGCAGCGATTGGTTGACATGGAGTAGCCGGGTGTGTCGCCAGGTGAGGCATAGGCAATGAGGgagtgggggaggggaggaagacaGTGAGGAGTGAGAGCATGCACTGTGGAGGAGAGCTCACTGCTGAGGTAGTGAAGAGGGGAAATAAAGGGggaaaaatcccccaaaacaaGATGAAGCAATCACAGAGgatgggagagggagagagggacatTAGCGTACAGTGGTAAATTACTTTACTTTGTTGTTTGACGACTGAGGACAGATTTCACACCATAGATCTCATTACTGAATCAAGACAATAATCACTAACTTTGATCACTTTGGTTGTTTCCTTTCTTATGGGGCCTTCCATTAGAAATACTCCGGCTTTTCCTCACCTATGCCTTCACTTTATCAACATGCTTTCTGTATGAATTTTGATGGGGGCctttataaatgaaataaagtaaacTAAAGTgtataattcattttaaaatcattttacaaaTGTACAGTTCACCTGCCAGTTCTTAAGATACACCTACTGAAAATAGagtctaataaaacaataaaaacaataaatcctaCCCTCATGATGTTTCAGTTTTATGGTCATGTTGTTTGAGATGATggtgattcattttatttttagttatgGTGGAGGTTAAAGCCACTATAGTCTGTATTTACCCCACTGGGCAGGTCTTTTGGGGGATGCAGGGAGGATATGAGAGCTTCTTGGAATATGGGGAATGGTATAGAGTCATATTACTTTAACAGTGACCCATATATAAGtctgactgtttgtttgtctctgtactGGCGGCCTGTCCAGGGGGTACCCCAAATCTCGCCCCGGCATCAGCTGGgtttggctccagcccccctgcGACCCTCGAGAATGCACAGTACTGgtaatagatggatggaagaaCAATGACCCATACATTCATTAACTTTATCCTCTTATCATTTGGCAGGGCTGGAGGCTATCCATGGTCACAGTAGGTATGATCTACTCTTTTGaagaaaattaaatgtattgattCCTGTCATTTCCTGCAAATATAATATTGTTGCACTTCAAAATTTCCGTGAATTAGATAGATTGAATTTGCATAGTTGTCTCGATGGGCATTTAATCGCGTGTGACTAAGAAGCTACCAATGGGGTTAACAATGTATCTGTTAAATGAAGTTCAAACTAaatttttgatatatttttggaTTGTTTCTGTACTGCATCTGTATCTATGAATACATACATGCACTTAATAAATATCCTCATATCATGTGAATGTAAAATGCTGCACATGTGAATATATTTGCACATCATTCTGTAGTGTTTGTACAGATAATGTTGAGTAAATAAAGAGGTTATAGAAGTAGGTGTACATAAGAAAACATGTTTAGATAGTATTTTCAGGGAGAATAGTGTAGTAGTACCAGGTTATAAGTATTTTGTGGAGTTCTTGCAGTACTATTAAACATCGCAGTGACGCAGCGGCACCTCATTGGTCAACCGTCACGAGCTCGGTCACGTGTCTCTCTGTGCAGGTCACTTCCGCACTCCGCTGCTGTTTGCAtgtagcctgttagcctgttagcttcctgagtgtcctcctctctcagtgACAGGGAAAGTAGCTTTATTCTCCAGACCAGAAGCGAGCAGCTGACGATTCAAGCTCCCGACTGCGGCCAGGTTCGCTTCTTTGTTTACCCGCAGGATAAAAACAGAGCCGCGTTGCTCATGCACTCAACCAGGAAGCGACCGTTAGCGtagaggaagctgcagctcatcTTCTGCTGGATCCGTCTTCAACTCCTCTGTCAGCTCGTCTGGGAGCATCGAAGCTGCTGGTTCCATTCGTTCACAGCAGGAGCAGGCATGGAGGTGAGGGAACAAGGTGGAACTCGCTGTGTGTCCTCGTGCTGAGGGGACCACACTTGTAACACGCACACGatgtttatttagtttcacAACTTCACCATCAACTTGCTCTGTTTCCATGTCCCCAGATATCATAGCCTCCACTAATAATAGTTTTTCCTAATAACACTGAAGGcattttcctcctttcttctttaaATTGAACATTTAATGTATCTTTTTTTGATTGCACAAGTTGATTTAAGTCAGTATTAAGGGAACAGTGATCTGTTGATTAATCAAAACTGTGGATAGATATACAACAACTAGCATCTGTTTTAAGGTTCCTTTTACTATTTTATGCATCGTTGGTCATTTAATATCATTGggttttggacaaaacaagataTGTGGCTCTTTGGAAACTGATAAATCATAAAtgggttatgtttttgtttctttgttgttgtttttttcacctgACACCTGATAGACAAAATTGTTGATGCTATCACAGAAAGAATACTCGTATATTGATAAGAAAGTGATAGTTTTGATAAGGAAAACATGCAGTGTCAATTTGTATTGAGAAATGACAGGAATGATTATCCCTACACTTAATATAATAGCTGCCTATCTTTCAGTTGACATGGTTTTGGACATTATCATGTGGTCACACCTTCAATGAAGAAAATGTGATGATATTAGACTCGCCTGCTTGgtgataaatgaaataatggcctttaaaaaaacaaaaaaaagataactTTGTCCTTGTACCATCTGTTCCAGGTGTACAGTAGAAGGCCCTTCCTGGTGTGGACCCTTGTAGTTCAGCTGGTCCTGTGTGGGAGTGTGGTGTTCGCCGCTGACGGCATCAACAGCTGTAAATTGCTCTATGACTCCAAGTCGGAATGGACAGTCCTCAATCGACTGGCACCACTCACCAATAAGAAGTAAGTAACgactcaagctgctttcagacatgcactgaactcagggGAACCTTACAGGCATACTCTGGAGGGTCTTTATGTGTGAACACTAATGTTCAAGTGAGAGCCTcaggactttctgctgactttctcttACCAGTCCCCTGGTGAAGAGTCAGAAGAAAGTCCGtaggagccgatgtgagaacatagcaggagatcctccgcatGATTCAACACGAGCAAGTtgacgtgttgatgacgtttctaacacgctAAAGATGCAaacatcttaaaaaacaaatatctcaggatgaaaaagcaaagacaccaacaaagatatcaagagagtttgtggtgatatgAGCCAACACTGTCACTGTCAACACTGCTGTGAACAATATCACATTTCAGTGGCGGAAATAAACGTTACATCCTGCTTCCCCCcgaattctgtgtttttgtgaactgagcagagaatctccggctccattgttcatgtgtgaaaggcaaacccCTCCGGTGTTTTTACGCCTTGAGTTTTTACCCTCACATTTAttgttatcatttatttttactgtgattgacagctttaCAGTAGTGTCCGTGGACAAAGAAGAGAGTTACAAGTACATATTCCAGTTGTGTGGAGATGCAGGAGGCGTTCAAGGAGCTGGGCTCATTCAAGTGGACAGCAAGGGAACCGAAACGAAAACAACTGTGATTGGACAGTATAATGCAACGGAAGCCTTTGGGGATAGTAAGTCTCTGCAGAATCTAAGAACTGAccctgattttttttgttttgccaggATATCTTTTGTGACATTTGCTAGATTCTTTGTCCCAAAATTTGGATTAGGTtgcagaattatttttttacaaattacTAGAAAGAAGGCTGAAGCTTGAGAATTCAAATAACTCATGGACAAATTGATGTTGTGCTTTAGTTcacttttgtctgtttttaaaaatgttcttgctTTTCCAGGTGACTGGGTGATGTTGATCTACAGAAATGGCGACCCATATAATGCCCACTGCTccaaggaaaagagaaaagcctTTGTTATGATCTCTTGCAACCGGAAGGTGGATATGGTAAAAGAACTACAGATGGCGTTTACATCATCATATTcaagaaacaaaatgacagaaCATTTAGATAAAAAACCAGCTctgcatttaataaaaataatgtgttcTTTCAGCTGTGAAGATGA
Above is a genomic segment from Hippoglossus stenolepis isolate QCI-W04-F060 chromosome 8, HSTE1.2, whole genome shotgun sequence containing:
- the m6pr gene encoding cation-dependent mannose-6-phosphate receptor, with translation MEVYSRRPFLVWTLVVQLVLCGSVVFAADGINSCKLLYDSKSEWTVLNRLAPLTNKNFTVVSVDKEESYKYIFQLCGDAGGVQGAGLIQVDSKGTETKTTVIGQYNATEAFGDSDWVMLIYRNGDPYNAHCSKEKRKAFVMISCNRKVDMGQLEVLQEEREREQDCFYLFKMDSSAVCPDPSSKLSPGSILLIIGVCLLAVYLIGGFLYQRLIVGAKGMEQFPNYAFWVEFGNLTADGCDFVCRSGNREGSPAYRAVAPESLEEEPEERDDHLLPM